A genomic window from Triticum urartu cultivar G1812 chromosome 7, Tu2.1, whole genome shotgun sequence includes:
- the LOC125519706 gene encoding pentatricopeptide repeat-containing protein At1g19720 → MALAQAPPPWLALSLDEARDVHVPHQARPVQETGARPPTPFARGEPRFVSETKLITFHSSAGRLGAAREVFDGMGHRDLLAWSAMIGAYATRGIFHEVLALAVSMIGEGVLPDRFLITRILQACAYAEDQRLGSVLHSMAIRRGFMGRVKDVPVGNSVLVMYVKCGELGRARAVFDKMRRRDLGTWNSMIFGCCRSCQWEEARRLLDEMRREGTEPGVVTWNTLISSYARSGDLDVAVDLLGQMEECGVEPDVVTWTSLVSGFVHSDRGDEALQCFIRMRVAGVEPNGMTIACAISACASLKLLRQGSQLHCHAIKIGTVNNVLSGNSLVDMYAKCGEIVAAYRIFNEIPEKDIFSWNSMVAGYAQAGYCGKAYELFCKMESYGIQRNVITWNTMISGYIRNGDDERAFELFQTMESYGVKKDTASWNILIAGSVHNGYFDRALRIFRQMQSVLIKPDYITILSIIPAFANLVAAWKVREIHACIFHHNLEMDGKIANALINAYSKSGDLAGACAVFDRHSSRNTISWNCIIVAHLLHGSPTKVVDYFFKMKQQGVLPDHTTLTAVIRAYGMEGMVSEGREIFLNMDKDYNVTPDLDHYAAMVDLLGRSGRLQEAYAVIDEMPLTPNLILWESLLTSARMHGNVRLALLAATEMSMIEPNDPRIQVVVSSLQDLAGQSFDVPKVTVHSKERMLGGVESCSTEIRNMVYLFSTGDKVASEHEAAELKLMMTEMGPSMLSAGNGTLEVEEEMEEVARIHCEKLAIIVGILNSPHFRSIRIIKTARMCNHCHTFAKLVSEKYGRQILIKDPKYLHKFENGNCSCEDYW, encoded by the coding sequence ATGGCGCTGGCCCAGGCTCCGCCGCCCTGGCTGGCGCTCTCGCTCGACGAGGCGAGAGACGTCCACGTCCCTCACCAAGCGCGGCCCGTCCAAGAGACAGGAGCTCGCCCGCCCACCCCCTTCGCGCGCGGGGAGCCCCGGTTCGTCTCGGAGACCAAGCTCATCACGTTCCACTCCTCCGCGGGGCGCCTGGGCGCCGCCCGCGAGGTGTTCGACGGAATGGGCCACAGGGACCTGCTCGCCTGGTCGGCGATGATCGGCGCGTACGCCACCAGGGGCATCTTCCACGAGGTGCTCGCGCTCGCGGTGAGCATGATCGGGGAAGGCGTGCTCCCCGACAGGTTCCTGATCACTCGGATTCTGCAGGCGTGCGCCTACGCCGAGGACCAGAGGCTCGGGAGCGTGCTGCACTCCATGGCCATCCGGAGAGGGTTTATGGGCAGGGTGAAGGATGTGCCTGTGGGGAACTCGGTGCTGGTGATGTATGTCAAATGTGGAGAGCTGGGGCGCGCGCGTGCGGTGTTTGACAAGATGAGGCGCCGGGACCTGGGCACGTGGAACTCGATGATCTTTGGGTGCTGCAGGTCTTGCCAGTGGGAGGAAGCGCGGAGGCTTCTTGATGAAATGAGGCGGGAAGGGACAGAGCCAGGGGTTGTCACATGGAACACATTGATTTCGAGCTATGCCAGGTCTGGGGATCTTGATGTGGCCGTGGACCTGCTGGGACAGATGGAAGAGTGTGGAGTAGAACCAGATGTTGTCACATGGACAAGCCTAGTGTCAGGTTTCGTTCATAGCGATAGAGGGGATGAGGCACTCCAGTGTTTTATCCGGATGCGTGTGGCTGGGGTGGAACCAAATGGCATGACAATTGCATGTGCCATCTCAGCTTGTGCGAGTTTGAAGTTATTGAGACAGGGAAGCCAGCTCCATTGCCATGCGATTAAGATTGGGACTGTGAACAACGTCTTGTCAGGGAACTCGTTGGTTGACATGTATGCTAAATGTGGCGAAATAGTCGCAGCATATAGAATATTTAATGAGATACCCGAGAAGGACATCTTCTCCTGGAATTCAATGGTTGCAGGGTATGCGCAAGCGGGGTACTGTGGCAAGGCGTATGAACTCTTCTGCAAGATGGAAAGTTATGGTATCCAGCGCAATGTGATAACCTGGAATACAATGATATCAGGGTACATACGGAATGGGGACGACGAGAGAGCTTTTGAACTATTCCAGACCATGGAAAGTTATGGAGTAAAAAAGGACACAGCTTCCTGGAACATACTCATTGCTGGTTCAGTGCATAATGGATATTTTGATAGAGCCCTAAGAATATTTCGGCAGATGCAATCAGTTCTGATAAAGCCTGACTACATTACAATCCTAAGTATCATCCCAGCATTCGCAAATCTGGTGGCAGCGTGGAAAGTACGGGAGATCCATGCCTGTATTTTTCACCACAACTTAGAAATGGATGGGAAAATCGCAAATGCACTTATTAATGCCTATTCAAAATCTGGTGATCTTGCTGGCGCTTGTGCTGTTTTTGATAGGCACTCATCAAGGAACACTATTTCATGGAATTGCATCATTGTTGCACATTTGCTGCATGGGTCTCCAACTAAAGTAGTGGACTACTTCTTTAAAATGAAGCAACAAGGTGTACTGCCAGATCATACGACTTTGACAGCTGTTATCAGGGCCTATGGTATGGAGGGGATGGTATCTGAAGGGAGAGAAATATTTCTCAATATGGACAAAGACTATAATGTAACCCCAGATTTAGATCATTATGCAGCAATGGTAGACCTTCTTGGACGGTCTGGGAGACTGCAAGAGGCATATGCAGTTATTGATGAAATGCCACTCACACCCAATTTAATACTGTGGGAGTCATTACTAACCTCAGCAAGAATGCATGGAAATGTAAGGCTGGCACTACTGGCGGCTACAGAGATGTCGATGATTGAACCGAATGATCCTAGAATCCAAGTAGTGGTTTCTAGTCTTCAGGATCTTGCTGGACAATCTTTTGATGTGCCAAAGGTGACAGTACACAGCAAGGAAAGAATGTTGGGTGGGGTTGAGAGTTGTTCAACAGAAATCAGAAATATGGTATATTTGTTCTCAACTGGTGATAAGGTTGCCTCGGAGCATGAAGCAGCTGAATTAAAATTGATGATGACTGAAATGGGACCCTCTATGCTTAGCGCTGGTAATGGAACTCtagaagtggaagaagagatggaagaagttGCGAGAATCCATTGTGAGAAATTAGCAATTATTGTTGGGATTTTGAATTCCCCTCACTTCAGAAGCATACGGATAATCAAAACTGCAAGGATGTGTAACCATTGCCACACCTTCGCTAAGTTAGTTTCGGAGAAGTATGGGCGTCAGATACTGATCAAGGATCCGAAGTATTTGCACAAGTTTGAGAATGGTAATTGCTCTTGTGAAGATTATTGGTAA
- the LOC125519707 gene encoding general transcription factor IIE subunit 1-like, with protein MTTSVVPFNRLVRLAARAFYDDLPAPAGGGQQHAQGTAVVVLDALARRDGQWVREDDLAASLRMQPKPLRRVLRYLEEDKIVLRDHRKEPAPAKPAAAAGVAEEGDEKERVKLHVKSYCCLDYAQACDAVRYRLHRMRKKIRDELTADSRATVQHYLCPDCGRRYSALDALRLLAEDFQSFRCEHCSGELVVEKAATIATDEAGDGGDDGSRARKRRRLEKLQDMQRRMEEQLEPLQAQIQRVEGLPAPEFMSLRSWQKENNVAAAAAAPCRQDPEVELGVLLHDADQSGTVSDSAPKVFPPWMVKLGMDQTGGKARLEGKSEEGEDDKKMNSNEEEEKQRILLEQEYAKAYYEALLKQQQLGANVKHEEEQQLGTNVKHEDDQDVEEEAGIEWEDGDAGIEWEDGEN; from the coding sequence ATGACGACCTCTGTAGTCCCCTTCAACCGGCTGGTGAGGCTAGCCGCGCGTGCTTTCTACGACGATCTCCCCGCCCCCGCCGGCGGCGGCCAGCAGCACGCGCAGGGCACGGCCGTCGTCGTCCTGGACGCCCTCGCCAGACGGGATGGGCAGTGGGTCCGCGAGGACGACCTCGCCGCGTCTCTAAGGATGCAGCCCAAGCCGCTCCGCCGCGTGCTCCGCTACCTCGAGGAGGACAAGATAGTGTTGAGGGACCACCGCAAGGAGCCGGCGCCGGCCAAgccagccgccgccgctggtgTCGCCGAGGAGGGCGACGAGAAGGAGAGGGTGAAGCTGCACGTCAAGTCCTACTGCTGCCTGGACTACGCGCAGGCCTGCGACGCCGTCCGGTACCGGCTGCACCGCATGAGGAAGAAGATCCGGGACGAGCTGACGGCGGACAGCAGGGCCACGGTCCAGCACTACCTGTGCCCCGACTGCGGGAGGCGGTACTCGGCGCTCGACGCCCTCAGGCTCCTCGCCGAGGACTTCCAGAGCTTCCGCTGCGAGCACTGCAGCGGCGAGCTGGTTGTGGAGAAGGCTGCCACGATCGCGACCGACGAGGCCGGGGACGGTGGCGACGATGGCAGCCGCGCACGGAAGCGTAGGCGGCTTGAGAAGTTGCAGGACATGCAGCGGAGGATGGAGGAGCAGCTGGAGCCGTTGCAGGCGCAGATCCAGAGGGTGGAGGGCCTGCCTGCTCCAGAGTTCATGAGCCTGCGGTCATGGCAGAAAGAAAACAATGTCGCTGCAGCGGCTGCAGCTCCATGTCGCCAGGACCCGGAGGTTGAACTTGGAGTGCTATTGCACGATGCAGATCAGTCTGGCACGGTCAGTGATTCAGCACCGAAGGTCTTTCCTCCATGGATGGTAAAACTAGGCATGGATCAGACCGGTGGGAAGGCAAGATTGGAAGGAAAGTCGGAAGAAGGCGAGGACGATAAAAAGATGAACTCGaacgaagaagaagaaaaacagcGTATACTGCTGGAACAGGAATACGCCAAGGCTTATTATGAAGCCCTTCTGAAACAGCAGCAGCTGGGCGCGAATGTCAAACACGAGGAGGAACAGCAGCTGGGCACAAATGTCAAACACGAGGACGATCAAGACGTGGAGGAAGAAGCTGGGATCGAGTGGGAAGATGGCGATGCTGGGATCGAGTGGGAAGATGGCGAAAACTAA